A region of Thiobacter sp. AK1 DNA encodes the following proteins:
- a CDS encoding AAA family ATPase produces the protein MFRLLELEVVHWDFWQRFRLPLDAAIITIVGPNGSGKTTLLDALRTLLALECSRKRDYKRYVRRSGEDFCWLRGVVDNQRPQGSSRRPFGLPFQNDRITLACRIDRKGGDWVRKYWVAEGNVPIEAMESQGQEFGVRDYQRLLQSAGLSPAIARVLSLEQGQTDKLTELAPRELLDLVFQVFGDKEVLDRYQEARHHQEATARELNEVERQLEMLAASLEKHDSRVNRYLEWRRLRDEQTALASEVLPRLEYHLLQREVQSARRVLTVQRREWRELRAAKHMLGERIAAQRRLIEEARATKLAAEALEQARYEELNEINRALGKYQALVEQHDTLLAQAAQAGGDPSTDQAALEQLEDERDRLRLQAATLRQEQAATAELLENLAAGRRTDPADVAAFRLALSSADIDHDLLTDLVEIIDPAWQAAVEAVLAPFAHIVLLARQQDAERAFALGEKLRYRHYIVPERTPAPLPTQGSLLEVVRFKKAVPEWLIRLLERTQRVEDAAAGAKLPRAQDWVTRSGYLRERRGARYAAPEQARFGQARIEALKNRLQALDAAIAPLLGRLDALGREIAAIRGRLTGIDAGTQLAARAAEFAEARRQQEALTAQRRAVGEAVHAAREARGRAEATLQAHLQDQNRQELQLAAIERELAQRANSAGRKEQADRIRRLRHLNRTLPAAWRDHSANQVLTDKWRDTTNVRRRIEEIEARFATESWETDESVIALRDKIRADYERQSQELAQRRRDNAMAQAQTDAARAQYSKVLAHSVRRYGRNLRTLGEMAGIRVEYEPLGSDLSDLALAQAGLVVKFDFDEKGLMGLNDGDASGGQQVMKSLILLVALMMEESRPGGFVFIDEPFAHLDIVNIERVAAFLKATRAQYLLTTPVTHNVNVYDPAMLTLVTFKKRPGETWAPRVGVLVRDAANDGH, from the coding sequence ATGTTTCGCCTACTGGAACTGGAGGTGGTGCACTGGGACTTCTGGCAGCGTTTCCGTCTGCCCCTCGATGCCGCCATCATTACCATCGTGGGTCCGAACGGCTCCGGCAAAACCACCCTGCTCGACGCGCTGCGCACCCTGCTCGCCCTCGAATGCTCCCGTAAACGTGATTACAAGCGCTACGTGCGTCGCAGTGGCGAGGATTTCTGCTGGCTGCGCGGCGTGGTGGACAACCAACGGCCCCAGGGCAGCAGCCGCCGACCCTTCGGCCTACCCTTTCAAAACGACCGCATCACTCTTGCCTGCCGGATCGACCGCAAGGGCGGCGACTGGGTGCGCAAGTATTGGGTCGCGGAAGGTAACGTGCCCATCGAAGCAATGGAAAGCCAAGGGCAGGAGTTCGGTGTGCGCGACTATCAGCGGCTTTTGCAGAGCGCCGGCCTGTCGCCCGCCATCGCCCGTGTGCTGTCTCTGGAGCAGGGACAAACCGATAAGCTCACCGAGCTCGCGCCCCGTGAACTGCTGGATCTGGTGTTCCAGGTGTTCGGCGACAAGGAGGTACTCGACCGTTACCAGGAGGCACGTCATCACCAGGAAGCCACCGCGCGGGAACTGAACGAGGTGGAACGACAGCTGGAAATGCTCGCCGCCAGCCTGGAAAAACACGACAGCCGCGTCAATCGCTATCTGGAATGGCGACGCCTGCGCGACGAGCAGACGGCGCTTGCCTCGGAAGTCCTGCCCCGTCTGGAGTACCATCTGTTGCAGCGAGAAGTGCAGAGCGCACGCCGTGTCCTCACCGTCCAGCGACGGGAATGGCGTGAGTTGCGCGCCGCCAAGCACATGCTCGGCGAACGGATCGCGGCCCAGCGTCGCCTGATCGAAGAAGCGCGGGCCACCAAGCTCGCCGCGGAGGCCCTGGAGCAGGCCCGCTACGAAGAGCTCAACGAGATCAACCGCGCGCTGGGCAAATACCAGGCGCTGGTGGAACAGCACGACACCCTGCTTGCGCAGGCCGCTCAAGCCGGGGGCGATCCGAGCACCGATCAGGCCGCGCTGGAACAATTGGAAGACGAGCGGGACCGGCTGCGCCTGCAAGCGGCCACCCTCAGGCAGGAACAGGCCGCCACTGCTGAGCTCTTGGAAAACCTTGCCGCCGGACGCCGGACCGATCCCGCCGATGTGGCGGCGTTCCGCCTAGCCTTGTCCAGTGCCGACATCGACCACGATCTGCTCACCGATTTGGTGGAAATCATCGATCCCGCATGGCAGGCGGCGGTGGAAGCCGTGCTCGCGCCCTTCGCCCACATCGTCCTGCTGGCACGACAGCAGGATGCCGAGCGCGCCTTCGCCCTGGGCGAGAAACTGCGCTATCGTCATTACATCGTGCCGGAACGCACGCCCGCGCCGTTGCCCACCCAGGGCTCGCTGCTGGAAGTGGTGCGCTTCAAGAAAGCGGTGCCGGAGTGGTTGATCCGTCTGCTGGAACGCACTCAGCGCGTGGAGGACGCCGCCGCCGGCGCCAAACTTCCCCGCGCCCAGGACTGGGTGACCCGATCCGGTTACCTGCGCGAACGGCGCGGCGCGCGCTACGCCGCACCGGAACAGGCTCGTTTCGGCCAGGCGCGCATCGAGGCACTTAAGAACCGGCTCCAGGCGCTTGACGCCGCCATCGCCCCGCTTCTCGGTCGGCTGGATGCGCTCGGGCGCGAGATTGCCGCCATCCGTGGCCGCCTCACCGGCATCGACGCCGGCACCCAGCTCGCCGCCCGGGCCGCGGAATTCGCCGAGGCGCGACGGCAACAGGAAGCCCTCACGGCGCAGCGGCGCGCGGTGGGTGAGGCGGTACACGCGGCGCGCGAAGCACGTGGCCGAGCGGAGGCCACCCTCCAGGCGCATTTGCAGGACCAAAACCGACAGGAACTGCAACTCGCCGCGATCGAGCGCGAGCTCGCCCAACGCGCCAACTCCGCCGGGCGAAAGGAACAGGCCGATCGCATTCGCCGCCTGCGTCACCTGAACAGGACCCTGCCCGCCGCCTGGCGGGATCACAGCGCCAACCAGGTACTCACGGACAAATGGCGCGATACCACCAACGTGCGCCGGCGCATCGAGGAGATCGAAGCGCGTTTTGCCACGGAATCGTGGGAGACGGACGAATCGGTGATCGCCCTGCGCGACAAGATCCGCGCCGACTACGAACGCCAGAGCCAGGAGCTTGCACAGCGACGGCGCGACAACGCCATGGCGCAGGCTCAGACCGACGCTGCGCGCGCCCAGTACAGCAAGGTGCTCGCCCATAGCGTGCGCCGTTATGGCCGCAATCTGCGCACCCTGGGTGAGATGGCGGGCATCCGCGTGGAATACGAGCCATTGGGAAGCGACTTAAGCGACCTGGCGCTCGCCCAGGCGGGACTCGTGGTCAAGTTCGACTTCGACGAAAAAGGCCTGATGGGCCTCAACGATGGCGATGCCTCCGGCGGCCAGCAGGTGATGAAATCCCTCATCCTGCTGGTGGCGTTGATGATGGAAGAGTCCCGTCCCGGTGGCTTCGTCTTCATCGATGAGCCCTTCGCCCATCTGGACATCGTCAACATCGAGCGCGTGGCCGCCTTCCTCAAAGCGACACGGGCCCAGTATCTGCTCACCACGCCGGTGACCCACAACGTCAACGTCTATGATCCCGCCATGCTTACCCTGGTCACCTTCAAGAAGCGGCCAGGCGAGACCTGGGCGCCACGGGTGGGCGTGCTCGTGCGCGATGCCGCCAATGACGGACACTGA